A single Streptomyces sp. 2114.4 DNA region contains:
- a CDS encoding aldo/keto reductase, whose protein sequence is MERRTIGAAALDVGAIGLGCMPMSWGYTESQRSLDSSLRAVHTALDRGCSLLDTADMYGPFTNELLVGRVLRERRAEAFVSTKCGLLVGEQHIVANGRPGYVKRACDASLRRLQTDRIDLYQLHRADPEVPVEETWGAMAELVAAGKVRSLGLCAVGAQAVRPSRAARTERRPVGGGARPRSRMHDGTLAQLERIQQVFPVSSVQAELSVWSPEALEELLPWCESRGVGFLAAMPLGNGYLTGTLTPGQGFEREDIRARHPRFTAEMMAANQPVVAGLRRVGARYGATPGQVALAWVLAQGRHVVPVPGTKKERWAAQNAKAAQLTLTREDLAEIAALPPARGSWY, encoded by the coding sequence GTGGAGCGCAGGACAATCGGTGCGGCGGCTCTCGACGTGGGCGCCATCGGGCTCGGCTGTATGCCGATGAGCTGGGGGTACACCGAGTCGCAGCGCAGCTTGGACAGCTCGCTGCGGGCCGTGCACACCGCGCTGGACCGGGGGTGCAGCCTGCTGGACACCGCGGATATGTACGGCCCGTTCACCAACGAGCTGCTGGTGGGGCGGGTGCTCAGGGAGCGGCGGGCGGAGGCGTTCGTCTCGACGAAGTGCGGGCTGCTGGTGGGTGAGCAGCACATCGTCGCCAACGGGCGGCCCGGCTACGTCAAGCGCGCCTGCGACGCCTCGCTGCGGCGGCTGCAGACCGACCGTATCGATCTCTACCAGCTGCACCGGGCCGATCCCGAGGTGCCCGTCGAGGAGACCTGGGGAGCGATGGCGGAGCTGGTGGCGGCGGGGAAGGTGCGGTCGCTGGGGCTGTGTGCGGTGGGCGCGCAGGCGGTACGGCCGTCCCGCGCGGCCCGTACGGAGCGGCGCCCGGTGGGCGGCGGGGCGCGGCCCCGCTCCCGGATGCACGACGGCACGCTGGCCCAACTCGAGCGTATCCAGCAGGTGTTCCCCGTCAGCAGCGTGCAGGCGGAGCTGTCGGTGTGGTCGCCGGAGGCGCTGGAGGAGCTGCTGCCATGGTGTGAGTCGCGGGGGGTCGGCTTCCTCGCCGCGATGCCGCTGGGGAACGGCTATCTGACCGGCACCCTCACCCCGGGGCAGGGCTTCGAACGGGAGGACATACGGGCCCGCCACCCCCGGTTCACCGCCGAGATGATGGCGGCGAACCAGCCGGTGGTGGCGGGGCTGCGGCGGGTCGGCGCCCGGTACGGCGCCACGCCGGGGCAGGTGGCGCTGGCGTGGGTGCTGGCGCAGGGCCGGCATGTGGTGCCGGTGCCGGGCACGAAGAAGGAACGCTGGGCCGCGCAGAACGCCAAGGCCGCACAGCTGACACTGACCCGCGAGGACCTGGCGGAGATCGCCGCGCTGCCACCGGCGCGCGGGTCCTGGTACTGA
- a CDS encoding sorbosone dehydrogenase family protein translates to MQRRFQTAALAAASLLLAAGCTSGGAQPRGGGSAGPAENRGGAASPGVAASSAAPPAKGSVQVTGTLATGLKSPWGVAVLPGGDLLVSSRDTGKIFRVAAHGGKITELGSVPGVDPGGEGGLLGIAVSSTFGTDHQVYAYFTTASDNRIARMIYDEKRAPGNQLGAPDTVLKGIPKGQIHNGGRIAFGPDKMLYAGTGETGDTGLAQDKQSLGGKILRMTPDGQPAHGNPEADSVVYDYGHRNVQGLAWDDDKRLWASEFGQNTWDELNLIEPGRNYGWPEVEGKAKGKTAGSVFTDPVEEWRTADASPSGIAYAKGSVWMASLRGERLWRIPLNGTKPVAAPQAFLKGTYGRLRTVVAADDGALWLVTSNTDGRGTPHKGDDRILRLKVS, encoded by the coding sequence GTGCAACGCCGTTTCCAGACCGCTGCTTTGGCCGCCGCTTCGCTGCTCCTGGCAGCGGGCTGCACGTCCGGCGGCGCGCAGCCCCGGGGCGGGGGGAGCGCCGGCCCGGCGGAGAACCGTGGCGGAGCCGCCTCGCCGGGCGTCGCCGCGTCGTCGGCCGCGCCGCCCGCCAAGGGTTCGGTGCAGGTGACCGGCACCCTGGCCACGGGGCTGAAGTCGCCGTGGGGGGTGGCGGTGCTGCCGGGCGGGGATCTGCTGGTCTCCTCCCGGGACACCGGGAAGATCTTCCGGGTCGCGGCGCACGGCGGGAAGATCACCGAGCTGGGATCGGTGCCGGGGGTGGATCCCGGGGGTGAGGGCGGGCTGCTGGGGATCGCGGTGTCCTCGACGTTCGGTACGGACCACCAGGTGTACGCGTACTTCACCACCGCGTCCGACAACCGCATCGCCCGCATGATCTACGACGAGAAGCGCGCCCCGGGCAATCAGCTGGGCGCGCCCGACACCGTCCTCAAGGGGATCCCCAAGGGCCAGATCCACAACGGCGGGCGGATCGCGTTCGGCCCGGACAAGATGCTCTACGCCGGCACCGGTGAGACCGGCGACACCGGGCTGGCGCAGGACAAGCAGTCCCTGGGCGGCAAGATCCTCCGGATGACGCCGGACGGGCAGCCGGCGCACGGCAACCCGGAAGCGGATTCGGTGGTGTACGACTACGGCCACCGCAATGTGCAGGGCCTGGCCTGGGACGACGACAAGCGCCTGTGGGCCTCGGAGTTCGGCCAGAACACCTGGGACGAGCTCAATCTGATCGAGCCGGGCCGGAACTACGGCTGGCCCGAGGTCGAGGGCAAGGCCAAGGGCAAGACCGCGGGCAGCGTGTTCACGGACCCCGTCGAGGAGTGGAGGACCGCGGACGCCTCACCCAGCGGTATCGCCTACGCCAAGGGCTCGGTCTGGATGGCGTCGCTGCGCGGTGAACGGCTGTGGCGGATCCCGCTGAACGGGACGAAGCCGGTGGCGGCGCCGCAGGCCTTCCTGAAGGGCACCTACGGGCGCCTGCGGACCGTCGTGGCGGCCGATGACGGGGCGTTGTGGCTGGTCACCAGCAACACGGACGGACGGGGCACACCGCACAAGGGCGATGACCGGATTCTCCGCCTCAAGGTGAGCTGA